From a single Carcharodon carcharias isolate sCarCar2 chromosome 4, sCarCar2.pri, whole genome shotgun sequence genomic region:
- the LOC121277382 gene encoding beta-crystallin B1-like, which yields MSEKVSRTTPQSERKNPQPRNLDMGKFAYRMWAFEHENFQGRCKEFSGECMNLCNSGFERVGSIRIDCGPWVFYEQANFCGEMFVLERGEYPRWDSWSNSHRSEYIMSFRPILMESEQHKICLYEMAEFKGRKMEIVDNDVPSLYSYGFTDRVGSASVACGTWVGYQYPGYRGYQYVFEKNDYRHWNQWGGRKPEIQSIRRIRDSQWHKVGCFN from the coding sequence ATGTCAGAGAAGGTGAGTCGCACAACCCCTCAGTCCGAGCGGAAGAACCCGCAGCCCAGGAACCTCGACATGGGAAAGTTCGCCTACAGGATGTGGGCCTTTGAGCATGAGAACTTCCAGGGCCGCTGCAAGGAGTTTTCTGGCGAGTGCATGAATTTGTGCAACAGTGGCTTCGAGAGAGTGGGCTCCATTCGCATTGACTGTGGGCCCTGGGTGTTCTACGAGCAGGCCAACTTCTGCGGAGAGATGTTTGTCCTGGAGAGGGGAGAATATCCCCGCTGGGACTCCTGGTCCAACAGCCACAGGAGCGAGTACATCATGTCCTTCAGGCCCATCCTAATGGAGTCAGAGCAGCACAAAATCTGCCTGTACGAAATGGCGGAGTTTAAGGGCCGCAAGATGGAGATCGTTGACAATGACGTTCCCAGCCTGTACTCCTATGGTTTCACCGACAGAGTTGGCAGCGCCAGTGTGGCCTGCGGGACCTGGGTGGGCTACCAGTACCCAGGTTACCGCGGCTACCAGTACGTGTTTGAGAAGAATGATTACAGGCACTGGAACCAGTGGGGCGGCCGCAAGCCAGAGATTCAGTCCATTCGCCGAATCCGAGATAGCCAGTGGCACAAAGTTGGCTGTTTTAACTAG